A genomic window from Anticarsia gemmatalis isolate Benzon Research Colony breed Stoneville strain chromosome 24, ilAntGemm2 primary, whole genome shotgun sequence includes:
- the LOC142983446 gene encoding uncharacterized protein LOC142983446 produces MPPTNPRSLKLKNIIKDLNKFDSEDNSFASEDNSFASEDDHQPNFPHNLQSSVSPSQKENLRVAEKDNNRKVYKPALKYYSPNDQSETKKKQSHLTERPKNVQQTQSFRNRKSSCSSCSGEDFSPASDDDKEYKPSAADSSSSHNSLQSTSKKPVKQSCKAQYKTTLRKNSSSSSSGSSSSTSTSDSTSTNSDSTSSDSDSSSSSSDTESISRKKTEGGPQPKKQKQIVTPEKQEPTITLPEIQSLSTLQQLKGMYNMSSSDDQDCSIPEPECDYTDITNELFSNNSDNQFTVDNVNNYNPPINSNSTHNHNGKTPLSLKTIATQVIHRFGLSLPPYDKTTENQDESLVVESQVVNNKNNPLPLKTLAIRIINNGVDSLRDVGMPCELPTECPSTSSSSKKSRKRKRGVNKAALAKKLRNRGLEYKCLRSNTLKPARKMGPTCNDRCRLKCSEKLTEHQRKVIFDRYWNLGSVSLQREFIAKHMTEVKPKYQYKKIDSNRKPKHAFYLTIDNIKQKVCKIYFKRTLGINDRPIRTVIEKLNSSGIIEPDLRGKHEKHNQVREDLLSGVRRHIDSIPRIESHYLRKQTTREYIDGGKNITDLYNDYKKDCEDKGEDFVKIHIYRKVFNQDFNISFFIPKKDQCGDCVAYKNAEPVEKEKLQENYNKHLIEKEKSREEKTNDKKAVDENHIVACYDLQAMLQVPKGDVSGFYYKSRLNCLNFTITELKTDLTECYFWNEVEGQKGANEIGSCVFRYLREKSVSSSEKLHIIFYSDNCCGQQKNQFIFSMYIYAVKNLPNIQSITHKFLIKGHTQNEGDSVHSTIEKQIKKTLKSGPIYVPDQYITAIREAKKKGKKYEVKEMSHTEFYDIKSLQEYKLSKNTEGETIKINDIKIIKIEKTEESTGTKVSYKTSYVQEEFKEVKLQSQRRARPTLKRLYTARIPLAERKKEDLTSLIRQRAIPLYYASSFYNSIIM; encoded by the coding sequence ATGCCACCTACGAACCCGCGGTCtttgaagttaaaaaatattatcaaagatTTGAATAAGTTCGATTCCGAAGATAACTCATTCGCTTCAGAAGATAACTCATTCGCTTCAGAAGATGATCATCAGCCAAATTTTCCACATAATTTACAAAGCTCTGTGTCTCCATCGCAAAAAGAAAACTTACGTGTTGCTGAGAAAGATAATAATAGGAAAGTATACAAACCtgcgttaaaatattattcgccGAACGATCAGTCtgagacaaaaaaaaaacagtcacaTTTAACTGAGAGACCTAAAAATGTGCAGCAAACGCAGAGTTTTCGAAACAGAAAATCATCGTGTTCCTCTTGTTCTGGCGAAGATTTTTCTCCTGCTTCTGATGACGATAAAGAATACAAACCTTCTGCCGCCGATAGTTCATCGTCACATAATTCACTGCAAAGTACTTCAAAGAAACCCGTTAAGCAAAGTTGCAAAGCTCAATACAAAACTACGCTAAGAAAGAATTCTTCAAGTTCGTCTTCTGGATCGAGTTCTAGTACCTCTACTTCTGATTCCACCAGCACCAATTCTGATTCCACCAGCTCTGACTCTGACTCCAGTAGTTCTTCTTCTGACACAGAATCCATCTCACGTAAAAAAACAGAGGGTGGTCCTCaaccaaaaaaacaaaaacaaatagttaCACCTGAAAAGCAAGAACCTACAATTACATTACCTGAAATACAATCTTTATCTACTTTACAGCAACTGAAAGGCATGTACAACATGTCTTCGTCGGATGACCAAGATTGCAGTATACCTGAACCAGAATGTGATTATACAGACATCACTAATGAGCTCTTCAGCAATAACTCAGATAATCAATTCACTGTAGACAATGTTAACAATTACAACCCTCCTATTAACTCCAACTCAACACACAATCATAACGGAAAAACCCCACTCTCTTTAAAAACTATAGCAACTCAAGTTATTCACAGGTTTGGATTATCGTTGCCACCATACGACAAAACCACTGAAAACCAAGACGAATCGTTGGTAGTAGAATCACAAGTggtcaataacaaaaataatccaTTGCCACTGAAAACACTTGCGataagaataattaataatggCGTAGACTCGTTAAGAGACGTTGGCATGCCTTGTGAGCTTCCAACTGAATGTCCAAGTACTTCTTCATCGTCAAAAAAGTCGCGTAAACGAAAGAGAGGTGTAAACAAAGCAGCTTTAGCTAAAAAACTACGCAATAGGGGTTTAGAGTACAAATGTTTAAGATCAAATACCTTGAAACCTGCGAGGAAAATGGGACCTACGTGTAATGATCGTTGTCGGTTAAAATGTTCAGAGAAATTAACAGAGCATCAgcgaaaagttatttttgacagGTATTGGAATTTAGGATCTGTGTCTCTACAAAGAGAATTTATTGCCAAACACATGACTGAAGTAAAACccaaatatcaatataaaaaaatagacagCAACCGGAAACCTAAACATGCATTTTATCTAACTATTgacaacataaaacaaaaagtttgcaAGATTTACTTTAAAAGGACTTTGGGGATCAATGACAGACCGATACGCACTGTAATCGAAAAACTGAATTCTTCTGGGATAATTGAACCGGATCTGCGTGGTAAACATGAAAAACATAATCAAGTTAGAGAGGATCTTCTGTCTGGCGTCCGACGACACATCGATAGTATTCCTAGAATTGAGAGCCATTATTTGAGGAAACAAACCACACGAGAATACATTGATGGTGGTAAGAATATTACAGATTTGTACAATGACTACAAGAAAGATTGTGAAGACAAGGGTGAAGATTTcgttaaaatacatatatatcgGAAGgtatttaatcaagattttaatataagtttttttattcctaaaaaAGATCAGTGTGGCGATTGTGTTGCGTATAAAAATGCAGAACCAGTTGAAAAAGAAAAGCTTCAAGAGAATTACAATAAACATTTGATTGAAAAAGAAAAGAGTAGGGAAGAAAAAACTAACGATAAAAAAGCAGTAGACGAGAATCATATAGTAGCATGTTACGATCTCCAAGCAATGTTACAAGTACCTAAAGGTGACGTTTCcggattttattataaatccaGACTGAACTGTTTAAATTTTACTATCACTGAATTAAAGACCGATTTGACAGAATGTTATTTTTGGAATGAAGTTGAGGGCCAGAAAGGAGCCAATGAGATAGGTTCTTGTGTTTTTAGATATCTTCGTGAAAAGTCAGTTTCGTCATCTGAGAAGTTACATATAATTTTCTACAGTGACAATTGCTGCGGCCAGCAGAAAAACCAGTTTATATTTTCTATGTATATCTATGCTGTAAAGAATCTTCCTAATATACAGTCAATAACTCACAAGTTTTTGATAAAAGGTCATACTCAGAATGAAGGTGACTCCGTTCATTCGACCATAGAGAAACAGATTAAAAAGACTCTCAAATCTGGGCCAATTTACGTTCCTGACCAATATATAACCGCCATTAgagaagcaaaaaaaaaaggaaagaaaTACGAAGTGAAGGAAATGAGCCACACTGAATTTTACGACATTAAAAGTCTCCAAGAATATAAGTTATCTAAAAACACGGAAGGCGAAACgatcaaaataaatgatataaaaattataaaaatagaaaagactGAAGAATCTACAGGTACGAAAGTTAGCTATAAGACATCATACGTACAAGAAGAATTTAAAGAAGTCAAATTACAAAGCCAAAGACGAGCCAGACCAACATTAAAACGATTGTATACCGCAAGAATACCTTTAgcagaaagaaagaaagaagactTGACATCTCTTATTAGACAACGTGCTATACCACTTTACTATGCTTcttctttttataatagtattattatgtaa